In Deferribacter desulfuricans SSM1, the following are encoded in one genomic region:
- a CDS encoding adenylosuccinate synthase, protein MPCSIVLGAQWGDEGKGKVVDIYTAESDVVVRYQGGHNAGHTVVIGGEQYILHLIPSGIMHEDKVNIIGNGVVVDPEALIQEIDDLKNRGIKFEGRFFLSKRSHLIMPYHKLFDKQSELKKGSKKIGTTGRGIGPTYADKMARVGIRVCDLFDDEVLKEKIFDNVYEVNRIAEKIYGLDKLDPGEIYDKYLEYADYLKPYVAETSYLINKFYDEGKKVMMEGAQGTLLDVDHGTYPYVTSSNATAGGACTGTGLSPVKINTVVGVMKAYTTRVGSGPFPSELNDDMGERLREVGGEYGATTGRPRRCGWLDLVAGKYSVMLNGIKYIALTKLDVLSGLEKIKVCVGYKYNGKVFETFPPEVKILENCEPVYEEFPGWNEDITKVRNYDDLPENAKKYVEFIKSYLGVEYSLISLGTDRAETIILNNIF, encoded by the coding sequence ATGCCATGTTCAATAGTTTTAGGTGCCCAATGGGGCGATGAGGGTAAAGGGAAAGTTGTTGATATTTATACTGCTGAAAGTGATGTGGTGGTGAGATACCAAGGTGGACACAACGCTGGTCACACAGTGGTAATTGGTGGTGAGCAGTATATTTTACATCTTATACCGTCTGGTATTATGCATGAAGATAAAGTTAATATAATAGGAAATGGTGTGGTAGTTGATCCTGAAGCTTTAATACAGGAGATTGATGACTTAAAAAATAGAGGGATAAAGTTTGAAGGTAGGTTTTTCTTGAGTAAGAGGTCTCATCTTATTATGCCTTATCATAAACTTTTTGATAAACAATCAGAGCTCAAAAAAGGGTCAAAGAAGATAGGTACCACAGGTAGAGGTATTGGACCAACTTATGCTGATAAAATGGCGAGAGTAGGGATAAGGGTTTGTGATCTGTTTGATGATGAGGTTTTAAAAGAGAAGATATTTGATAATGTGTATGAAGTAAACAGAATTGCAGAAAAGATATACGGATTAGATAAGTTAGATCCAGGTGAAATATATGATAAATATTTGGAATATGCAGATTATCTAAAACCTTATGTAGCGGAAACAAGCTATCTTATAAACAAATTTTATGATGAAGGTAAAAAAGTTATGATGGAGGGGGCTCAGGGAACATTGCTTGATGTTGATCATGGGACTTACCCTTATGTAACCTCAAGTAATGCAACAGCAGGTGGTGCATGTACAGGTACTGGGTTATCCCCAGTAAAGATAAATACGGTTGTTGGTGTTATGAAAGCTTATACCACAAGAGTTGGTAGCGGCCCCTTTCCTTCCGAGTTAAATGACGATATGGGAGAAAGATTAAGAGAAGTTGGTGGAGAATATGGAGCTACAACAGGTAGACCAAGAAGATGTGGATGGCTTGATCTGGTAGCTGGCAAATATTCAGTAATGTTAAATGGTATTAAATATATAGCTTTGACAAAACTTGATGTTTTGAGTGGTTTAGAAAAGATTAAAGTTTGTGTTGGTTATAAATATAACGGTAAAGTTTTCGAAACTTTTCCACCGGAAGTGAAGATTTTAGAAAATTGTGAGCCTGTTTATGAAGAATTTCCAGGATGGAACGAAGATATAACAAAGGTCAGAAATTATGATGATTTGCCTGAAAATGCCAAGAAATATGTAGAATTTATAAAGAGTTATTTAGGTGTTGAGTATTCATTGATATCACTTGGGACAGATAGAGCAGAGACAATAATACTGAATAACATATTTTGA